The following is a genomic window from Thaumasiovibrio subtropicus.
GCCTCCACAATATGGTGAGATTCTAGGAATGCGCAATTAATCTGTCATTAATGATGATTAAAACACCAAAATTAGAATAAAAATCTATTTCACATCCTAGATTGTTCATTTAACCATCTATTAACAAGATAAAACACTAGTGAGCAACTCTGTAATGCACGCATCTACTGGCATGGCAAAACTATTATTTTTGGTAATCCTAATGGCAGGGGTTGGGCAAATGACCCAAACCATGTATGTTCCTGCTATCGGTGAAATGGCCTCCGTCTTCGGCGTACCCGTTGGCCAACTGCAAGCCGTAATGGCCGCCTACCTCACCTCTTATGGTCTTACCCAGTTCATTTACGGGCCGCTTTCCGACCGTTTTGGCCGAAAACCCGTACTCATGTTAGGCATGGCCATTTTCCTATGCGGCAGCGTACTTGCTATATCAGTGAATGATTTCACGCTCTTTTTGGTAGCTAGCTTTATTCAGGGTGCAGGAACCGGCTGCTGTGGTGCGATGTGCCGAACAGTTACACGTGATTGCTATGAAGGGGATGATCTACAAAAAGCGAATAGCTTAGTGAGCATGGGGGTGATTTTTTCACCGCTCATCGCACCTGTGCTCGGCGGTTGGCTTGCCACTCACTGGGGATGGCTCACCATCTATCAGTTCCTGTTGGGCTTCGGTATCTGCGTCACCTTAGTATTGATGTCACAGTTCCCTGAAACCCTCCCCGCTGAAAAGCGTATCGCGCAGCCAGTGATTACCCGATACAAAACGGTACTCAGTAGCCGCCGCTTCCAAGGCTATATACTCTGCCTAGTCGCCGCTTTTGCGGGTATCGCTATCTATGAGGCAGCCTTGGGCGTCTTACTCGGAGGGGTACTTCAGCTTTCACCCCAAGTGGTTAGCATTTTGTTTATCTTACCACTACCGGGCTATCTCGCTGGATCTTGGCTTTCTGGCGCGCTAACCCGCAATGTTGGCGCTGATAAAGGCATGGTTGTCGGTATTATTGCGCTTGTCATCGGTGCGCTAGTAATTCTCGCCACCGGCCTCACTATTGGCGTCAATGCGGCCAGCTTGGTCATCGGTGGAACCTTCTATTTTGCGGGTGCGGGATTAACCTTCCCCATCGCCACCACCGCTGCGCTTGCACCTTTTCCGCAACAAGCGGGTACAGCAGGTGCGATTATGGGTGGCATGCAAAACCTTGGCGCTGGCCTTGCGACACTGGCCGTCGCCATGTTCCCGGCCCAAGATCAAAACACCTTAGGTCTCGCTATGTTGCTGATGACGGTCATTGCCGTTGTGGGGCTAAAGCGCGTAAAACGCGCAACCCAAACCCCAGCGGTGGCAACAGCCTAAGCCTTTTATTCCATTTCGATTCTGATTAGGGAGGCTAATTAACGGCCTCTCGACCAAACCTCTCGCTGTTACCGATAGTCCGCTTCTGAAACGGCCCTGTCTTCGCCATCTTCTCTCTTATGAAAATCCTCCCACACTGGGATAGGGATGGCATAGAGATGATTTTTCTCATACCAGTCGTTTGGACCAGTGCTATCAATCAGGATAGCCGTGTCATTCATGGGGTAAAAATCTATCTCCCCATACTGCACCGGTAAGCTAACTTGCCAGTCTAGTATTCCTCGCTTTAGTTGGAACCCTGTCAGGGTCATCATCTTATTCCCATCTCGATCAACCTCGGAATCCAAGCAAAGTAATGTTGATTCATAGCGGCTAAAGCGTGGACAATACTGGCGTATTTTTTTGCTGTAGGTAATCTCCCCAGTACGATGATCGATTTCAGAATAGAAATACGCGTGTTGCTTTGCTTCTAAGATGGCAACATGCCTATGATGGGGTACCACGCCTTCGAAGACGTCGACAATGCCATACTGATGCATCCCCTTGTGCTGCCAGAGTGCTTGGCCTGTCTCAAAATCAAACCCAAAGAGTTGTTTTCGATTCGCAAGTATCAATGTATCCAGATAACGCAAAATCTCATACCCGCCTTTTACAGGTTCAGGGTCGATAAACCAAATAACATTCCCCGTCTTCGGATCAATGGCGGTTAAGCCTGTTGCAAGGTCAGATGAATAGGCGATATAAAGTGAGTCATGGTGTAACACCTTGAACCCCAAAAGAGCTGCTTGAGACCACAGCACCTTACCAGAGGTCACATCAATCGCATGTAGCGCATTCTCAAACTCCGCTAACAATATTTGTCCAAACAGCCCTTTGAGCACAGGTAACTCCCCCTCAGCGGCAAGAGGTAAGCTGGCGATCTTTTCACCATCTTGCTTACGGAATATCACGATGCGCTGGTCTTGTGTCACCAGAGCGAGCTGATCAGTATCAGCAATAACGTATTGGGCTTCAGCATGAATAGAAATCTGCTTTTGCCATACTTTAGCCATATCATCAGCTTGATATAAGGTGGCCGTCGAGTCTGCGTCAACGGAGATATAGTACCGATAGTCATAACCCACATAGCCCCACATCAAAATATCCTTTTCTGATCGCGACAGATGATCATGCCCATCTAGTAAGGAAATCATTCGACTTTCTCGTGTACTGTGCAAACGAACTGGCATTTTTTCGTCAATGCTAAGCTGTATAAATGTCGTTTCACCACTGAAGGATTTTTCCCAACTTACTCCAGTCGTTGGTGCCCCATCTTCATCCCAAAAAAGCGCAATATGTGATGCGGATCCATCGTCAAATTCTTGTTCATACGCAAGTTGACCGTTAGGGTGCCACTTGCGGTGCCAACCGGTTTTTTTACCCTCAACAAACGAGGCGGTTTCCCTTACCTGACCATCTTCATCCTTCTTTACCATGTCCCCCGTATAGAGAGAACCATTGTGATAATACAAACCGGCAACGTCTTGCAGCGATTCAGGCTCCCCACAACCAACCAATACACCAAGCAGTAAAAACAACACATACCGCGCCATACAACATTCTTCTCTCTGGTAATAACTGCCATCACTATGCAACCCGTTACTCTTTAGTTCTATAGCAACAACCAAAACTGGAAGGCAGTTGGAAAGATGTAATCGTTCTCATATAAATACGCCAGAAAACCAAGCCATTAGGAGGACCCATAACACTCCTCCTTTTGCCTCTTTTACAATCGATTGCGCTAATCATACTTTGACACGCTAAACTGCTTTACAATAAGGCTAAGCATCCTTACTATCGGTTGATTTTTTTTTACTGGAGGAACCAAAAATGACGACATTAACCATTACTCGTCCAGATGACTGGCACTTACATCTGCGAGATGGTGACGTATTGGCAGATACTGTGCGTGATACAAGCCGCTACATGGGCCGCGCGCTAATCATGCCGAATCTGGTTCCACCAGTTATCGACACGGAAAAGGCACTGGCATATTACGATCGCATTCGTGCAGCAGAACCTAAAGGCCGCTTCGAACCTTTGATGAGCCTTTATCTAACCGATAACACAGATCCTGAAGAGATCCGCAAGGCAAAGGCAACGGGTAACATTGTTGCGTGCAAACTCTACCCTGCAGGCGCGACCACTAACTCTGACTCTGGTGTTACCAACGTAGAGAACGTTTATCCTGTGCTTAAGGTAATGCAAGAAGAAGGCATTCTTCTGTTGATTCACGGCGAAGTAACGCACAGCGAAGTGGATATTTTTGATCGCGAGAAAGCGTTTCTCGACAATGTGATGAGCAAGATCGTCAACGATTTCCCAGATTTAAAAATCGTCATGGAGCACATCACCACTAAAGACGCAGCCGAGTTTGTTGCGAGCTGTGGCGAGAATGTCGCTGCGACTATTACTGCGCACCACTTAATGTTTAACCGCAACCATATGCTAGCGGGAGGCATTCGCCCACACTTTTACTGCTTGCCGATCTTAAAGCGTAATACGCACCAAGAAGCCTTAGTTAAAGCAGCTACCAGCGGTTCTAAGAAGTTCTTCCTCGGTACAGATTCAGCGCCGCACGCCAAAGGCAAAAAAGAAGCTGCATGTGGTTGCGCAGGATCTTATACCGCACACGCAGCGATCGAACTGTATGCAGAAGTCTTTGAGGAAGCGGGCGCAATTGACAAGCTTGAAGGCTTTGCAAGTCACAATGGCCCTGATTTTTATGGCTTGCCACGTAACTCAGACACTATTACTCTCGAAAAAGCAGAGTGGCCTGTGCCAGCCACCTACAAGTTTGGTGAAGATGTCGTCGTGCCAATCCGTGCGGGTGAACACATCACGTGGACAGTGACAGCAGGTGAGTTCGAGTAATCGCACTCAATTCCGTCTCTCAACTTGAATTCGAAGGTGCCGCTAGGCACCTTTTTTGTATTGCGCGACAACATCCAAGTAAGGAGACGACCCACCATGAAGCAGCAACCGAAGTCCGATCTCTTCATCGATATTGGTATGCTGGCGATGCGCTGCGCAGTCTTGGAAACCGCTCACCATAGCCATCTCACCTACCAATTGACGGTTCCTACAAGCGCGAGCACACTCTTCATTGAAGGAGAACGCCAGCCCCTTACAGGTATTCAACTGCTCGCGCCTGGCATTGAACATCGATTGGACATGGCGGTAGGTTGGGTAGTCCTTATCGAACCACTTTCTACACTCGGTCAGCACTGTGAATCTCTTTTAAACGGGGCGAGTTCAGCTGCTGTTACCTTATCTCAACTTGCCCACCCCGATCATTTACCCTCAGATCAAGACGATATACCAGACTTCATCATGCCTTGGTTTACGCCCCAGTTAAGAGAAAGCCACAGCGCCAATATCGACCAGCGCATTGCCGATCTGCTGACTCAACTCAATGCCTGCTTCTCTCAGCCAAACCCCAAAAGTAAAAAGCAGTTTTTACAGCAATGCTTGAAGCCAGCACAATGGCGCGCCAATGAAGTCGCGTCTCAACTGGCTATATCAGAGAGCCGTTTTCTTCACCTGTTTAAACAAGAAACGGGCGTTGCTTGGCGGGCGTACTTGCTTTGGCGTCGTTTACTCTGTGCTATTCTCGCAATGCGGCCACAGCCTGAAGGCAACCCTAAGAGCCTCAACGCCACCCAAGCAGCCCATCTTGCTGGTTTTGCTGACAGTGCGCATCTCAGCCGCACTTTCAAATCCACATTTGGTATTACTATTCGCCAAGCGCTGGCACTCCTTTAGCCAGTTTATTCAATTTCACTTTTCGTTAGCCAAGTAAAGTCTGAGCACCCCCATCAATAAAAACGGTGCGAACGATGACAGAATCAAACAGCAAAACAACAAAACAACGTCAATATTTAGGCGAAACCGAATTGGTCGATTTCAATCACCCTTCTATTCAAGCTCTCATCAAACAGCGAGGCTGGTTAACTCAGGATACGTACCACCAAATTGAAGCCGTCTACAACTACGTTAGGGACGAGTTACTCTTTGGATACAACCGTGATGATGCCATCCCCGCAAGCGAGGTACTGCGTGATGGTTATGGTCAATGCAATACGAAAGGCACATTGCTGGTTGCACTGTTACGCGCACTCAAGATCCCCGCGCGCATTCATGGTTTCACTATCGATAACAACTTGCAGAAGGGGGCAATTCCGCAATACCTCTTTTGGCTAGCCCCTCAGAAAATTCTCCACACTTGGGTCGACGTCTGGTTTGAACAACGCTGGGTTAACCTTGAGGGCTATATCGTCGATACACAATACCTCACACAGATTCAACGACGCTTTGTTAAACCCCTTCGCAATACGCTTCCAAGATCACGCAGAACCTGTGACAACGCCTTTAGTGGCTTTGCGATTGCGACGCCCTGCCTCGTCGCCCCACAAAATCAGTGGCTCGGCGACAATACCTATATACAACGTGAAGGGATTGTTGATGACTTTGGTACGTTTGACCAACCCGATGATTTTTACCGTCACTATGGAACCAACCTAATAGGACTGAAGCGACTCGCCTATCGATATGTGATTCGACACCTTATAAACCGCCATGTTAAGCACATTCGACGACATGGTTTGTAATATGCCTCACGCCTTGTAACGGAAGTATCACACCATTTACCATTGACAATTGCTATCTCTCATCAGTTCACGCATGATGTTCGCAAATGGATTTTCTATTCAACATTATGCGTTTACTGACTTTTATCACTGTGCTTTTTCTCTTAGGGTGCTCCAATTCAACCCCTTCGGAACATCCAACAAAGACAGAGCACATCCCTAAATCAACACCGAGTTACCTTAAACAGGTCACAGCCAGCTTGCGCACAGACCACATTGCGAATGCCAAGAGTGGCTTCTTCCTCCTCGCCGACCCGATTGATGCATTGGTTGCTCGCGCTGGTTTAATGCGTAAAGCCGAACACACATTGGATGTGCAGTATTACATCTATAAAGATGATTTAGCGGGACAGATTCTTGCTTATGAAATGCTGCTTGCGGCGGACCGCGGTGTTCGCGTGCGATTGCTGCTTGATGACCTCGGTAGCTATGGTAATGACAAAGGCATTTTTGCACTAAACGCACACCCGAATATCGAAATTCGCCTTTTTAATGCGTTCTCGCGAAGCCGCACAATGCCAGGGCAACTATTGACCGGGTTTGGCGAAAAAACCCGCCGTATGCACAACAAAGCGCTCATTGCCGACAATCAGTTCTCGATTATTGGTGGCAGGAACATAGGTAACGAATACTTTGGCGCAAACCCTGACATTCTTTTTGATGATCTCGATGTATTGCTAACCAACCCGGTTACTGACGACGTTTCAGGCATGTTTGATGAGTTTTGGAATAGCCGCAAAGCGCGAGACGCGTCGGAAAAAATTGATTTAGAGATGGACGAAGCTATGCTGAAAAGCTTGCGTGACTCTCTCGAGCGCGGCTTACATTTGCATGCAGATTCTGACTACGCGCAAGCCATCGCAAACAGTACGCTAGTCAACGAAAATGGCCTCAGTGACGTACAATTTGACTGGGCGATTGCGGTATTGAAAGCCGACAACGCTGAAAAAATTGCCGCCAGCCGCGATGAATATGCCCTTATGCTGGCGCCACAAATGTTACCGCTGGTTGATGGCCTATCCGAACGCTTCATTATGGTTTCGCCTTACTTTGTACCCGGAGACGATGGGGTCGAGTTCTTTCGTGTGTTACGGCAACGTGATGTTGAAGTCATCATCATCACTAATTCACTCGCTTCCAATGATGTCGCCATCGTTCACTCTGGCTATGCGAAGTACCGTCGCGATTTACTTGAAATGGGGGTGAAGCTCTATGAGGTCGATGGTCGCGATATTGAAAAAACCAAACGTTCAACGATACCCGACTGGTTCGCGTCACGCTCAAGTCTGCACGCGAAATTCTTTATTTTTGATGATACGGCGACATTCATCGGCAGTTTCAACTTTGACCCACGCTCTTACTATGAAAATACAGAAGTTGGCGTCGCCATCTACTCCAACACACTCAGCGTGGAACTTGCCGATGAGCTTTTGAAGATACTACCGTTGCACACGTTTGAAGTAAGCTTAAATGAGGACAATAAACTGCAATGGCAAGTAGGCGAAGAGGTCTTCAACACGGAACCGGGTACTGGTTGGTTTAAACGCACACTCAATGTCATGATGGGGTGGTTGCCTGTCGAATCAGAACTCTAAGCTTGCTCCGTACTTCACGATGCCAGCTTAGATGCTGGCATTTTTGTTTCAAAACTAGAGGAAAAACAATGAAATCCCGCCAACGGCGAAGAGCGTACCCAGCACTGCCCGCCTCGATATCGGTTCGCCTTGCATTTTTTGAATCAACAGCATCACCACTGGACTCGTCGCAATTAAAGTTTGCGCAATAGCCGGATTGGCATACTTCAGCGCGACTTGCTGTAACCAAAGCCCCAAGAAAGTACCAAGAAAAATCGCTATCAGAAGCAAAAACTGCCGCTTACGTCCAAGATCAAACCAACCGGTCAGCATCACTCGCCAAGGCGCTTTCTCTTGCACCATTACGACCACAATTACCGCCAATACCCCTACAGAGAGCCGAATAAGTGCACCTAACAAGGGAGGAAGATCGCCAGCAACCAATGCATAGTGAGAGATCACAACCCCACTCGCTTGGCAAATACTCGCCAGTAACCCAAACCCAATACCACTCAGTGACAACGCTTGACCGGGCATAGGTTGAAATACCACCAAAGTGACTGCCACTGTGGTCACAACCACACCCAGCCAGCTCTGTATGTCAAGGGTTGAGCCTAACACCATTAACGCCAGTACACCTGATAGTGGCGGGGCTAGCGATTCCAACAATAGGGTATGCGACGCACCAATTCTCTTCAGTGACGCAAAATACGCACTATCTCCAACGGCAATACCGATAACGCCTGACACCGCGAGAATCGCGAGATGGTTTGGCGAAATGTCGAGTGAAACCTCAGGCAAGAACGGCATCACCATCATCATCATGACAGAGGCGACGATGCCCTTGACAATATTCAGCTGCAAAGCATTGAAGTTATGGGTGAATCGACCATACATCCACGTTGCCGTTGTCCAAACTGCAGCAGCGCTGAGTGCGGCTATCTCACCAATATACATAGACTTACACCTCCTATGTTCAACTCATCCCAAATCGCTTGCATAGAGTAAAAAGCCCACACGTGTGGGCTTTATAATCAAACACTTGCAAGCGATAACTATGACATTGCCACCAGCATGGGTTCTGTGTCACTCTGTTGGCCACGAATCACTTTCACCAAGCGTGCCACCATAAAGAGAGCGGCTAGTGTCAGCCCTATCACGATACCAAACCAAAAACCTCGGTTACCCATGGCTGGTATAAACCAATCCGTCATCGCTAAGGTATAGCCGATAGGCAATGCCACGCCCCAATAGCTAAAGCACGCAAACCACATAGGTAAACGGGTATCTTTGTAACCGCGCAAGGCACCGTTCGCCGCTGTTTGCACCGCGTCACTCAATTGATAAATGGCGGTATAGACCAGCAGTGCTGAAGCGCCTGCGACAATCTCAGGGTCGGCGGTATACATAGCAATGATCTGCTGAGGGAACAGCAGCAACGCGCTCACCGAAACCAATGACATCAGGGTCGCTAAGACAATTCCCGCATAGGCGCGCAAGCGTGCAACGGCTGCATGTCCTTCCCCCAACGCATGCCCCACTCGGATAGTAATACCAAAGGACAGCGACATTGGGATCATATAAGTCATACTTGAAAAGTTGAGCGCAACCTGCGCAGACGCGATGTGGTTAGCACCAAGCTTACCAATCAGTAGCGCGATGACGGCAAATATACTACCGCAAACAAAAATATTAATACCAATCGGTAGGCCCAATTTAAATAGCGCTGACATACGTTGCCATTGAGGCCGCATCAAGGTGAAATCAAGCAACGTTTTGTAGTGGTGGTGGCCGCGAATGTATAACCACATCATCACCGACATCAGCCAATAAACCAGACTCGTTGCCCATCCACACCCTACTGCGCCCATCGCAGGAAAGCCCAACTTACCGTAAATAAGGACGTAGTTGACAGGAATATTAATCACTAATCCTATCAAAGCAATGACCATAGGGGCACGTGTATTACCCATTCCTTCACTAAAGCTATTTAATGTGTAAAACAACGCAATGCCGGGCACACCAAAAGCGAGAGCAACTAAATAACCATGTGCAATCGGTACCACTGATGGCGCGACACTCATGAAGGTCAGGATGCGCTCACCCTGATTCAAATAGAGAACAAGGACAAAGGCGCACATCAACGCAATCCAAATGGTTTGCCCTAAATCACGGGTTATACCCCGCAGGTGGCCAGCCCCTCTGTGGTGGGCTGTTACCGGTGTTAGGCTCATTAAAATACCGCGCAGTAACAAGCTAGCAGGTACCCATAGACTCGCGCCTACCGCTATCGCCGCAAGATCGGCAGCACTTGCTTGACCCGCCATGGTTGTGTCAACAAAGGCCATACCTTGTGTTGCCAACTGAGTAATAATAATTGGCAATGAAAGGCGCAGCAGTGATCGGGATTCTGAAAGAAAACAGGAAAGAGGGTTGTTTGTCTTGTGCATAAATTGAGTAGCACCAATACGACATGCTCGGGTTAAGGCAGGATGGCTGAAGTGAGCATTTGTAGGGTGCGCCCTGTACGGGCAGGCCGGATTATAACGACCTCGGTCACTAAATCAACAGAAAGTTAGGCAATCACGATAGCACCCCCTAACCTCGCGGCGAATACAAACGCGCTGATCCTCATCGCAATACCCGCTTTCAGTCTATACTCAAGCAACATCAAGTAGCCCGAGTAACGCTTTAATTACCAACAAACTCTGTTCAATCTACTTCAAGGGAGCATCGGAGTTATTAACGTGGTGCGACGCAGCCAACATATCAAACGCATAATCCTCATCATCACTTTGAGTAGCATGGTGCTAGCTGCCTTACTGTACTGGCACTCAACGTCAACGCCCAACTTATCATTGTCATCGCCATTTTCGCCCGCAAAAACTTACTCCCACCCAACTCCGGCCTCAATTAAAATTCAGCACCCACTGCCACCCACCTTTGCTGATCGCACCTTGGCATTTGGACTTCATCATCGTCACAAGCAATCCTCAGGTGGGCTTCATGATCTGACTGAAACATTTGCAGGAGGCGCTTGTGTCTTCGATTTCGATCAGGATGGTTGGCAAGATTTATTTGTCATTGGCGGCAGCGGCGATACGCGTCCATTTGGCAAGGTGGCTTGGTGGCAAAGTGAGCAAGGCGATCGGCTCTATCGCAATCAGCAAGGCACCGCTTTTCAACTTACGCATGTCTTTAAACATGGCAATAGCATGGGGTGTGCTGTTGGCGATCTCGATAACAACGGTCGTGAAGAACTCATCGTTTCAACCATCGATTCTCTCTATCTCTATCACTTCGATGAGAGCAAAAAACCCACTGCCGTGGTATTGCCGCAATACGCCCCAAGATGGTTTAGTCATGTCTTGCTCACCGATCTCAATCACGATGGCTTGACCGACATTTACGCGCTCGGCTTTATTCGTTACCAGCGCGGTGCTAGGGCTTTTGAAGCCCGCACTGGATTAAAAGCGGCCCCCAACGAATACAATCCTGCTTTCTATGATGCTGAGCCTAATCTTTTGCTACTAAATCAAGGAGCGCTCACATTTCAACCATCGGAAAGGCTGTCGTTCGTTGAAGATAAAGCAGGCAGAGGGGTCATGGCGCTAAGCTGGGATGCCGACGGCAACGGAAGGCGGGATCTCTATATTGCTAACGCGGCGGGCAGCGCAAGCCCCTTACTTTTGCAAGACGTTCGCCCATTGGTCTTTACAGATAACACAACACAATTACTCCCAAGCCATCCGCAAGGCGCTTTTTCTGCCAGCCTGTTTCCTCAACGGCATTCCAGAGGGTGGCCTTCAACGCTGCAAGATACCGCGCTTTCAAACGCGCGTCCTCACAACTTGATACTCTCACATCCTCTTGGGTTACCGCCGTCATTCATGGCATCCACCAAACATGATACGCGCTACCAAAATCAGCAATGGAGTAGACATCTTGCAAAGCAGACACTGTTGCATTTGCAGCGCTGGGGCCATCTTGTTGCGGATTTTAATCATGATGGTCATCCAGATATCATGGTTCGCACAGGGGGGATCATCCCTGAGCCTGACGATCGCTATTCGCCCATACGCCAACCTGATCAACTGCAACTCGCGATCCATGGTCAGTTTCAGACATTGCCACTGAGTGACGCTATCACGGAACCCACCTTTGACGCTTCAGGCAGAAGTGGTGTTGTTGCAGACTTCGACAATGATGGTGATAGCGATCTCTTTCTCACTAACAACAATAGTTCGGGCCAACTGCTCATTAACCACACCGAACAAGCCACCTATTGGATTGGCATCGATTTACTTCCTCTTTCAGGGGCTGCCGGGCTGGACATCGGCTTAGAGGTACATTTACAGTCTGGCGATATTTTAAGCCTTCACAGCAATAGTCGTATTCAGTTGCTCTCTTACGGCGACCGCCGTTTTTTGATCCCATCACCGGAACCCATCGCACAAGTCACCGTTCACTGGCCGGATGGCAGTAAGCAAACACTTACTTCTCTTCCTCAACAAGGTTACGTGACATGGCGACAAGGGGAAGATGAACCGCAAACACTTTCTCACTCTGCACAGCACACGTTGGACGGTGAAACGTTGCCCTTTAAACCACATCACTATTTGGCCGGCTATCAAAGTGCACGGCAATGGCTAGCACCCACCGCTCAGCACAACTCTACTCTCCCATTGGATAACCACACGATATCGCCGATCGCACGTTATCAAGAAGCGCTACTTAAACGTTTAGCGCGCGATACCCCTTTTAGCCGAGGTTTCGCACAAGGATTAGCGCTATCACCTCGCCATATCCAAGCGGCCAGTTTGCTGCCCGCACTTTTCGCCAACAGCTCGACAGAGATCCAACATATGGCGCTCACTATTCTTCAACGTTGGGAGTTAGAAGAAACGCTGCCGCTTTTACGTGACGCGCTGCAAGCCGACGATCTCGAGTTGCGTTGCCATGCCAACCGAGTAATGGCGTATTTCTTTCAACAAGAAGAAGCTCTGCCGCACCGTAAATGGTTACTGCTGCCAGATATGATCGCGATGCTTGATCAAGATCCTCAACCTTGTCAGTTGACTAGCCTAGGACATAGCGAGCGCTATCGTGCACTTCATGCCCTCAGACGGTTTACTGATTCGAACGAAGTGGTAAATCACCCAAATCGAGACAGCCTCATCCTTGCGGCCATTCAAGGGCTTGGCTTGCTCAAACAGCGCGAAGCCATTAACGATCTTCATCGACTACTCAGACAATATAGTGAACTATCCACACCGACTTTCAATGAGGCAAAACGCGCACTCGCGACAATAACCAGCCTATATCAGTTAGCAGACGCGCCTAACACGATGACAGATTGGCTTGACCAGCTGTCTGCCAAGCAGACCTTGGCATTGTTGAAAGCTTTTCAACACTACCCGCAAACCCAATTCACCATCAGCGTGTTTAGCCCTGCCATTCACAACCATCTTAATGTGTTGTCGGATTATCAACAACGGGATGCGCTCGTCTTAGCTTCGCAACTAACACTACTCTCTGAACCTAGCAGCCCTGCGATGGAACAACGTCTTATTGAACAATGGCAGCAAGTTGAGCAATGGCAAAACAATGCAGAACGGCAGGCTGTTAGTAACGTCTCACTGTCCAATACGCTGAATCATTTGCAACCTCATCGCGCGATAAACGATAGGCTTTATTGGCAACTTTTTGACTTACTTCCCTTGCCCAAGCAGCGGCATTTACTCCATACCCATCACGCTCAACCGATTGATCCAACACGCGCCCTGCAGTGGATAACCCAAAACCACCCGCTTCAATCGC
Proteins encoded in this region:
- the emrD gene encoding multidrug efflux MFS transporter EmrD, which codes for MHASTGMAKLLFLVILMAGVGQMTQTMYVPAIGEMASVFGVPVGQLQAVMAAYLTSYGLTQFIYGPLSDRFGRKPVLMLGMAIFLCGSVLAISVNDFTLFLVASFIQGAGTGCCGAMCRTVTRDCYEGDDLQKANSLVSMGVIFSPLIAPVLGGWLATHWGWLTIYQFLLGFGICVTLVLMSQFPETLPAEKRIAQPVITRYKTVLSSRRFQGYILCLVAAFAGIAIYEAALGVLLGGVLQLSPQVVSILFILPLPGYLAGSWLSGALTRNVGADKGMVVGIIALVIGALVILATGLTIGVNAASLVIGGTFYFAGAGLTFPIATTAALAPFPQQAGTAGAIMGGMQNLGAGLATLAVAMFPAQDQNTLGLAMLLMTVIAVVGLKRVKRATQTPAVATA
- a CDS encoding PQQ-binding-like beta-propeller repeat protein gives rise to the protein MARYVLFLLLGVLVGCGEPESLQDVAGLYYHNGSLYTGDMVKKDEDGQVRETASFVEGKKTGWHRKWHPNGQLAYEQEFDDGSASHIALFWDEDGAPTTGVSWEKSFSGETTFIQLSIDEKMPVRLHSTRESRMISLLDGHDHLSRSEKDILMWGYVGYDYRYYISVDADSTATLYQADDMAKVWQKQISIHAEAQYVIADTDQLALVTQDQRIVIFRKQDGEKIASLPLAAEGELPVLKGLFGQILLAEFENALHAIDVTSGKVLWSQAALLGFKVLHHDSLYIAYSSDLATGLTAIDPKTGNVIWFIDPEPVKGGYEILRYLDTLILANRKQLFGFDFETGQALWQHKGMHQYGIVDVFEGVVPHHRHVAILEAKQHAYFYSEIDHRTGEITYSKKIRQYCPRFSRYESTLLCLDSEVDRDGNKMMTLTGFQLKRGILDWQVSLPVQYGEIDFYPMNDTAILIDSTGPNDWYEKNHLYAIPIPVWEDFHKREDGEDRAVSEADYR
- the pyrC gene encoding dihydroorotase, producing the protein MTTLTITRPDDWHLHLRDGDVLADTVRDTSRYMGRALIMPNLVPPVIDTEKALAYYDRIRAAEPKGRFEPLMSLYLTDNTDPEEIRKAKATGNIVACKLYPAGATTNSDSGVTNVENVYPVLKVMQEEGILLLIHGEVTHSEVDIFDREKAFLDNVMSKIVNDFPDLKIVMEHITTKDAAEFVASCGENVAATITAHHLMFNRNHMLAGGIRPHFYCLPILKRNTHQEALVKAATSGSKKFFLGTDSAPHAKGKKEAACGCAGSYTAHAAIELYAEVFEEAGAIDKLEGFASHNGPDFYGLPRNSDTITLEKAEWPVPATYKFGEDVVVPIRAGEHITWTVTAGEFE
- a CDS encoding helix-turn-helix transcriptional regulator, yielding MKQQPKSDLFIDIGMLAMRCAVLETAHHSHLTYQLTVPTSASTLFIEGERQPLTGIQLLAPGIEHRLDMAVGWVVLIEPLSTLGQHCESLLNGASSAAVTLSQLAHPDHLPSDQDDIPDFIMPWFTPQLRESHSANIDQRIADLLTQLNACFSQPNPKSKKQFLQQCLKPAQWRANEVASQLAISESRFLHLFKQETGVAWRAYLLWRRLLCAILAMRPQPEGNPKSLNATQAAHLAGFADSAHLSRTFKSTFGITIRQALALL
- a CDS encoding transglutaminase-like domain-containing protein; protein product: MTESNSKTTKQRQYLGETELVDFNHPSIQALIKQRGWLTQDTYHQIEAVYNYVRDELLFGYNRDDAIPASEVLRDGYGQCNTKGTLLVALLRALKIPARIHGFTIDNNLQKGAIPQYLFWLAPQKILHTWVDVWFEQRWVNLEGYIVDTQYLTQIQRRFVKPLRNTLPRSRRTCDNAFSGFAIATPCLVAPQNQWLGDNTYIQREGIVDDFGTFDQPDDFYRHYGTNLIGLKRLAYRYVIRHLINRHVKHIRRHGL
- a CDS encoding phospholipase D family protein; its protein translation is MDFLFNIMRLLTFITVLFLLGCSNSTPSEHPTKTEHIPKSTPSYLKQVTASLRTDHIANAKSGFFLLADPIDALVARAGLMRKAEHTLDVQYYIYKDDLAGQILAYEMLLAADRGVRVRLLLDDLGSYGNDKGIFALNAHPNIEIRLFNAFSRSRTMPGQLLTGFGEKTRRMHNKALIADNQFSIIGGRNIGNEYFGANPDILFDDLDVLLTNPVTDDVSGMFDEFWNSRKARDASEKIDLEMDEAMLKSLRDSLERGLHLHADSDYAQAIANSTLVNENGLSDVQFDWAIAVLKADNAEKIAASRDEYALMLAPQMLPLVDGLSERFIMVSPYFVPGDDGVEFFRVLRQRDVEVIIITNSLASNDVAIVHSGYAKYRRDLLEMGVKLYEVDGRDIEKTKRSTIPDWFASRSSLHAKFFIFDDTATFIGSFNFDPRSYYENTEVGVAIYSNTLSVELADELLKILPLHTFEVSLNEDNKLQWQVGEEVFNTEPGTGWFKRTLNVMMGWLPVESEL